AACGGTACAGGAAAGACTGGTGCTTTCTGCATTCCTGTCTTAGAGAGAATTGATCCTAATACCAATGTTATTCAAGGTGTATGCTGGTTTTTGTTTGGAACTCCTTCTCTATCTgtgaaaacacaaaaatatagtTACTGTCTGACtgtgttttggtttttttatACAGCCATGATTCTAGTTCCAACGCGAGAGCTGGCCCTTCAGACTTCGCAGGTTTGCAAGGAGCTTTCCAAATATTTGAACATCCAGGTTATGGTCACCACTGGCGGTACCAGTCTGAGAGATGATATCATGCGGTTGCATCAGCCTGTACATCTGCTCGTTGGAACTCCTGGAAGAATATTGGATCTTACCAAAAAGGGAGTGTGTGTTTTGAAAGACTGTACGATGCTTGTGATGGATGAGGTGAGCTCTTTTACTGTATCTTCGTTTTTGTGATTTATTGCTAAAAGCGTGATGACAAAAGTTCTTACTGTAGTGGATTATAAAGTTCTACCTGATGTTGATTTTGTTTGATTGTGCCATTTAGCTTCAAAGTTTTTAACTCTTTACAAACTATCTTACCAGGCCGACAAGCTTTTGTCTGCAGAATTCCAACCTTCTCTAGAGGAACTGATACAGTTTCTGCCAGAGAATCGTCAGTTTCTGATGTTTTCGGCTACATTTCCTGTCACTGTGAAGGCTTTTAAGGATCGGCATCTCCGGAAACCATACGTTATCAATCTCATGGATCAACTCACGCTAATGGGTGTCACACAATATTACGCTTTTGTTGAAGAGAGACAGAAGGTTCACTGCCTCAACACACTTTTCTCTAAGGTCAGATGTTTAAAACAATCCCTGTAACCACATAGCTATCTGCTACTCGATTTTGATCATCTAAGCTGGTTATATCGTTTTTAATTGCAGCTGCAAATAAACCAGTCGATAATCTTTTGCAACTCTGTTAATCGCGTCGAACTGTTGGCTAAGAAAATTACGGAACTCGGTTATTCGTGCTTCTACATTCATGCGAAGATGGTTCAAGACCATAGGAACAGAGTGTTCCATGAGTTTCGCAATGGTGCTTGCAGAAATCTCGTCTGCACTGGTATGCTTTCGAACATATACTTTGAACTATGCTGAATGATGATGTTTTACAACTTACTGAAAATTTCTGGTGCAGATCTGTTTACTCGTGGAATTGATATTCAAGCTGTGAATGTAGTGATTAACTTTGATTTTCCGAGGACTTCTGAGTCGTATCTACACAGGGTAGGTCGAAACAAAACCTCTTTTTGTTCTAGCTTCTCTAGTACCCAACCTTGTTTTCCTTAATTCATGCTGTGAAAATGTCCAGGTGGGCCGATCAGGACGGTTTGGACACCTTGGGTTGGCTGTGAATTTGGTAACATATGAGGACCGTTTCAAAATGTAAGTCGCTCTTCCTCTCCAATGTTCTTACCGCgtcgttttttttttcgtttttgttaTAGTTTTCTCAGACATTTAGTTTTGAAAACAGGTATCAGACTGAGCAAGAACTTGGCACTGAAATCAAACCAATTCCTTCTCAGATCGATCAAGCAATCTACTGTCAGTAAACCTGTAACCACACGAGAAAATGTTACCACCCGACGAGTCACAGTGTTGATGAAAATGGTGAGgcggtttcttcttcttagatTTGTCAAAAACAACATTGATTTCATCCTAAGACCAATGTGCAGCAATGTTCAGGTGTTTCTCAAGCTAAGAGGTGATGAGGCAACTGATACTTGGCGGTTTATGTACAATACAACTCGTCGCAGATACGAACCTGAGTGGTTTGGTTTATAATCTTTCTCTAGACTTTGTTTCGTGTCTATACTGAAATATGTTAACGTTGAACATTATCTTTGACTTGGCGGTCAAGTAATAAAGAGAACATAAGACTCTCCTACTCTTTTCCGTGTTGGGTTTTTATCTAAATGAATATTTGCTCTAGCCCATTTAGAATCTCACTGTTGTGAAAGTTGCACTTCTTATTTTTCCTAATCTCGTTTTTTACTACCAACTTTATCCCTGTTATCTGTTGAGAATTATTTTTAAGacatttctttgtttttggtttacttgtttttttcaatataaCTCATGTGATTCAGATTCAGATTCAGATTCAGATTCCTGTGGAGATATCTCGGCATTTGATGAATGGATATGTCGCATTTAATTCTTTCatgaaaataaacatatatgaaataatatgtTTGTAGAAAAAGGTTGCacttatatgaaaatattgaacaataatttattaatctatGGCTTTGACTTGTAACTGACCACATTCATGGAGATATTAAATGGAACCCCACATATTGTCTACAAGGTCATGACACAACagtatcttctttttctttgactCTTTGTGATCCCTAGACAACCATGACGGTGTCGACTTTCTGCTCGCCCATTATGGATTCTGTAAATGTTAGTAATAAACCAACTAGTAATAGTAAGAAGCTCAAGCAtgtcttcaaaaaaaaagtaacaagCTCAAGCACATATCACTTATTACACAAAAACTACAAgagtagaaaagaaaaaaaaaatttaaatactgaATAGCACACATTACATCATCGTATAATCCTAACTCTATTAGCTATGATGACAACTACATGCAACACATGGTGATGAACAACTTTACGGATAATAATTTCACGATGAAGCTTTCTCCAGAACATTTGGATCGACGGACGGTTCTGCACGTACGGCATTTAAGATGGATAAACTTTGCCTACAAAACTCAAAAACCCttaaaaacttatattttttaattgcaAGAAATTTTATAGTTTGGAAATCGAATTTAAGACCTTAATATAtaagcttttaaattttaactagtagactaaggtgattcgactaaaaatatatgtttaaa
The Raphanus sativus cultivar WK10039 unplaced genomic scaffold, ASM80110v3 Scaffold3530, whole genome shotgun sequence DNA segment above includes these coding regions:
- the LOC130506668 gene encoding DEAD-box ATP-dependent RNA helicase 12-like; this encodes MNNNRGRYPPESGTRRGAPPRPSYQSQHGQPHKHQQQQWSRRAQLPGNANEVQNTASSQPPVPSNDHKFNGSVTLSGDQDWKATLKLPPPDTRYQTADVTATKGNEFEDYFLKRDLLKGIYEKGFEKPSPIQEESIPIALTGSDILARAKNGTGKTGAFCIPVLERIDPNTNVIQAMILVPTRELALQTSQVCKELSKYLNIQVMVTTGGTSLRDDIMRLHQPVHLLVGTPGRILDLTKKGVCVLKDCTMLVMDEADKLLSAEFQPSLEELIQFLPENRQFLMFSATFPVTVKAFKDRHLRKPYVINLMDQLTLMGVTQYYAFVEERQKVHCLNTLFSKLQINQSIIFCNSVNRVELLAKKITELGYSCFYIHAKMVQDHRNRVFHEFRNGACRNLVCTDLFTRGIDIQAVNVVINFDFPRTSESYLHRVGRSGRFGHLGLAVNLVTYEDRFKMYQTEQELGTEIKPIPSQIDQAIYCQ